The following proteins come from a genomic window of Rutidosis leptorrhynchoides isolate AG116_Rl617_1_P2 chromosome 10, CSIRO_AGI_Rlap_v1, whole genome shotgun sequence:
- the LOC139870112 gene encoding putative F-box protein At3g10430, translating into MSEYVPFDIQIEIIKKLPIKSLLQFRSVSKSWKSIIDSSEFVANYHLNNDQLQHRVLVSYDSSTYDHYSNVEDLKYVTIVDDDSFPQNKFPLILPSCSTQLLGYDPSILGSSQGVFCLCVNFGESTYWYYSFGEAKTFVLWNPTIQKSVPVIVPGGENDMKFRCVFGFGVCPRTSVHKLVKISYISTLRFDYLDIDKHSQIEIFSLSSGSCRRSFSMNVPRISIELDREHVCVDKCIYWYAFDRTVTPETKRKKNLILSFDMTTEEFTEIDLCDGLKEEYAGKAYGCCGYLSISKLGTSLVVLQPKGGYGKEISVWRMEHGVPNSFTKLFVIKSPIESLGIDEVHGFRKTGEPIIDTGMTTTDKNYIGNIVVYEPKLGEISDIGITSAGYLCLAQSYIETLVLLDHRGGE; encoded by the coding sequence ATGTCTGAATACGTACCTTTCGATATCCAAATCGAAATCATCAAAAAGCTTCCCATTAAATCATTGCTTCAATTCAGATCAGTCTCAAAATCATGGAAGTCAATAATTGATAGCTCCGAGTTTGTTGCTAATTACCACTTAAACAACGATCAGCTGCAGCATCGTGTACTTGTAAGTTATGACTCATCAACTTATGACCATTATTCAAACGTAGAAGATTTAAAATATGTTACAATTGTGGATGATGATAGTTTTCCCCAAAACAAGTTTCCCCTGATTCTTCCATCTTGTTCTACACAACTACTTGGTTATGATCCAAGTATATTGGGTAGCTCTCAAGGTGTGTTCTGCTTGTGCGTCAATTTCGGTGAATCTACTTACTGGTATTATTCATTTGGTGAAGCGAAAACATTTGTTCTATGGAATCCTACGATTCAAAAATCGGTTCCTGTCATTGTCCCTGGTGGCGAAAACGATATGAAGTTCCGATGCGTTTTTGGTTTTGGGGTCTGTCCTCGTACTAGTGTCCATAAACTTGTCAAAATATCTTATATTTCAACTTTGCGTTTTGATTATCTAGATATTGATAAGCACTCCCAAATTGAGATTTTTAGTTTAAGTTCGGGGTCTTGCAGGAGGAGTTTCTCTATGAATGTGCCCCGTATATCCATTGAATTGGACCGGGAGCATGTATGTGTAGATAAGTGTATTTATTGGTATGCCTTTGATAGGACTGTTACGCCTGAAACCAAACGAAAGAAGAACTTAATACTCTCATTTGATATGACAACCGAAGAATTTACAGAAATAGACCTTTGTGACGGTTTAAAAGAAGAATATGCGGGTAAAGCATACGGTTGTTGCGGCTACTTGAGTATATCTAAGTTAGGGACATCTCTTGTTGTGCTTCAACCCAAAGGTGGATATGGTAAAGAGATTTCTGTATGGAGGATGGAGCATGGGGTTCCAAACTCGTTTACAAAGCTATTCGTTATTAAGTCACCAATTGAATCATTAGGAATAGATGAGGTACATGGCTTTAGGAAAACTGGTGAACCTATTATTGATACTGGAATGACCACTACTGATAAAAATTATATAGGAAATATAGTAGTTTATGAACCCAAGTTGGGAGAAATCAGTGATATTGGGATTACTAGTGCTGGGTATCTATGCTTGGCACAATCATACATTGAAACACTAGTTTTGCTTGATCACCGAGGTGGAGAATGA